TGCTCCGTCGTAGGGAATGTAGGGAATGACCTTTTTGTTGGCAAGGAGAGGTAAGGGTTTTGCCAGGAGGAGGCTCCCGAAAAGCTTTGTCGCAATGGATGCAAGCTGATTGGCCGGTATGAACTTGCCAGCGCTAAATCCttgccatccttggagattATTGTAACCAGCAATGTTTTCCAGCTTCGTGGGAATAACTGGGTGGGATACTTGATAGTGATAGGTGGTAACTCTTCGATCATTTTGCCGGTAATGTTGTGACTCCTGAGTCTTCTTCGTATTGACTTCCTGCAGCACGTAATTGAGGACGTCTTTCGTTCTTATGCAAAACCCGCTTACTGGAGTAGCAGAGGTTAACTTGGGTAAAAGTGGATCATTGCGCcagaaatttggttgaaaaacaCCCTGTAGATACGTCGCAAATATTGGTCCTTTATCGGCATCGCTCCTCGCCCAGTTTCCATTAGCAAGCCTTAACGGTGGTTCAGTCTGCACTGGTCGCTTCAGCGAGAGTGAAAGTAGCAGTCAAGCTCCACAAAGGGAACTTAAAAAATATCCGTACTGCGTGTGACAGATTTTGAAAAGGATATATATATGAAGGAAGATGCAAAACCTAGGAGGATAGTTAACGAAGGAAacgtttttttcattaaaaaggaGGGATCAGGTGAGTTTGCTTTGTACGGCTTCAAGAGTGAGGCAGTCACATGTTTTTAACGGGGGGAATTTAAAAGTATTAAGAAGGGCTGGATTGACCTAGTTGAGGGAAGAACGTGTTATTAAACCAGACATTTCGGAAGCACGGTGATGTCGACGAgctgggaattgaaacgaagcttGGCATCGAGgcttacacccaggtcttgaaaAGAGTTCAGAAGTGTTAGGGGTTTCCCCCAAGAGAGTAGGAACATTATATTGGGAAGGATTTAGGTGAGTAATTTATTGAGTTGCATTTGGTTGCATGTAGTGTAAACTTGTTGTCACCGAGCACTGAACTACGAGACTATCTAGATTGGCTTCCAAGATAGTTCAGTTTAGCGAagattaaataaaaacaatgattTGAGGTCGTTTGCGTAAAGTAAGCGTGGACAGATGAGGAAGTAGTATGAATATTAGAGAGCCTAGTGTAGAGCTGTGGGAGAAACTTGGAAGAAAGGTAGGAGATGAGTCATGCAAtaattaaagggggggggggggggaggaggaaGTTGAGCTTGACGAAATCGGGGGCTTTACACAAATTGGTATTAATGGCATACTATTTGGTGACGAAGTAGCCAAAATCGAGAAGATTGGAAGCAGTAGATGAGGTCACCAAAGTGTGCGATCAACCAGTTGTTGATGTATCGCCGGAGGTCAAAAGAGGGACAAagatggctacggtttcgtaccagggcagaggcaacttctcaGACGTTccctcgcctctgccctgagagctgCATGACCGAAGCAGCTTGCAGGTGTTATATGCTCCGTTTCGTGTCCAACGTAAATCCGCacacagttcggaccaaagcttggccggagcaagacaatttttgtttggggAGTGAGGAATCCTAAggccgcatccacttgatgtcggaccggaccaaatctctcactctttatggtccatggactcctctttttgggtttaacacccaaagttcaaggAGGATTTTGGAATAAGGGGGAGATAGGATAGGAGATGAACGGTGAGTAACTTTGAACAGTCTGCACCTAGAAAAGGCTGAACGCAGGGAACGGGAGgcgcggaagtaaatgctggtAAATGCCCCAAAACTGTAGGAATCCACAGAACaccactgtctgcctgtctagaAGCTAATCCTCTTCCTCAAACTATACACACACGTACCTATCTTTCATCTAAGAAAAATTTCCCCAGATAGATTACAAGCCCAAAATCTTTGCACTCCATAAATTATTTCATGCATCATCAAGCCTATTCTAAAAAAAGATGCGATTTTTTATCATAAATTTTCGGAAATTGTTGATTTTATGTCAAGCAAATCCACGCGGGATTCATAGATAGTAAAAGCTGATCATGAAGATCGTATGTGATATAAAAGTAGGTGAAATCTTGTCCGTCATTACGGAGTTAGCGTTAAGGTCGAAAAGTTCTTTGAGTTTTCCTGAAGATGGTGAAGGAACAAAAATCCGAAAATGGTATTTTTATTAACCGAAGAAGTGATGGAAAAGGTctgatttattaattttattcaatCAATAGGAAAAGGCCTCGGAATTCGACATTTGCAAAGTCTTTGGATTTTCCTGGGAACTGCAGCTACCTTTGCAATGCGGGTGAACCTTTCCGTAGCTATTGTGGCCATGACTGATAATAAAAATGCGAATCCTAATTTTGAGGTAAATTGTTCTGTTCATTCTAGCCCTTTAGGAAATAAGTCCCTCAAATtaacacaaaacatttttttaggaattccactgggatgaaaaaatcaaatcgtATCTACTGGGAAGCTTCTTCTGGGGCTACGTAGTCACTCAAATACCAGGAGGGTACATTTCCCAACGTTTTGGCGCTAAGTTTCTTCTCTTCTTTGGAATACTCTTCTGTTCGCTTCTCAACATTTTAACTCCATGGTGCGCTTCCTTCGGAGGTTGGAAATTACTATTTGCTTCACGTCTTCTACAAGGATTATGTCAAGGTGGAATTTTTCCTTCATGTCACGTGTTACTATCGAAATGGTGTCCTCCGGAAGAACGAGGTGTTATTGCATCCTTCGCATATTCAGGGTCCGCCTTTGGGACTGTCACAATTTTGGCGACTAGTGGATTTATTGCTTCGGCCATAGGATGGCCCAGTATTTTCTATTTATCGGGAATATCAGGACTAGTTTGGTGTGGTATATGGTTCTTCTTCGGATCCAGTAGTCCTGCACAATGTAAACTTGTCTCGATTGACGAGAGGCTCATGATAGAAACTTCTCTGGGAAAATCTCAGAACGAGAAGAAGAAACATCTCTCGACTCCATGGAaaaaagtgtttacatcaccacCGTTCCTGTCTTTGATTTTGGTGCACTCTACGAATAATTGGGGCCATTGGACGTTGTTGACCCAAATTCCCAGCTACATGAAAGGAGTACTAGGAATGGATATTAAGAAGAATGCATTGCTTTCTGCCCTCCCATATTTTTCAATGTGCCTAATGAGCTTCGCGTTTGTTGCAGTCGCCAAGATCTTGTCGGAGAAGAAATATATTTCCGTTGAAATGGAACGAAAGCTGTTTAACACAATCGGACACTGGGTACCGATGTTATCACTTGTTGGATTAGGATTCGTCAAAACCCATGCGACAATGGCCGTTACTCTCCTAACGATAGGGGTGGCGTTTAACTCGGCGATCCACCTTGGTTTTCAAGTGAATCACATCGACTTGGCCTCAAATTTTGCTGGAACGCTTTTAGGCACGACTAATTGTTTCGGTAACTCCATGGGAGTTTTCGCGCCTCTGGCTGTGGGGTTTATCGTTACAGATGAGGTGGGTGTAAACTGTATTTCATGTgctcgaaaaatactaaccaaTTTCGAATCTTATATTTAGCATGATCCAAATCAATGGCGAATAGTGTTTTTCATAGCTGCTGGGCTCTACTTCTTGGGTAACTTGATGTTTCTGATTTTTGGCACAACGAAGGAGCAACCATGGAATAACCCTGGAAAGGATGAggaagttaacactgaagagcTAAAACCAATTAAACCTGAGGGTGCAGCCTAGATGAATTGGAGGAAGCAGCAATGGGCTGCAGCAGTCTAGACCGATTAAGAGGACACGGCTTGTTCCTATATTCGACAGAATGGCTGCTCAGTGAAGGCTCAGGCTGAATGAGATGTCTTTCCTAgtcaatattttgttttattggaCTCATTTATTTCTTAAATAGATCATCTATTCGGTAAGAATTTTAGTGTGTATTTGAGAAGTTCCTTCATTTTGTCTTATATATagtgatttgaaaatttttgtaagcCCTGCCACCGCTGTCTCTACACTGTGTATCACTTCTATGAATTCGCATTTTTGAATTTCCAGGATGATAGAGAATGCACTGAATATTTTGTTTACaatcattttattatatttgcgagCTTGTTGAACTTGTAGTTCTGACAGTCCCAAATCATTCAAAACTACATACTATGAAACTACTTGGATTTGGTACCCCTTACTTACGAGCCAACTATGCTCGAGTTGTTCTCGGTCTTAAATGACGCTCTGGGTTCGGAAACATCTCTCCTAACCATCTGGATCTAACTATTGCATCCTCCATTTTAGGGAAATTAAAAACCATATTGCAATATCTGATAATTGACTTCTCTCATCGCTCCCGGAATTTCCCTAATGGACCAACTTGGCTCTTCAGTGCACGTTGTAGCTCTTGTGTCATCCAAAAGATTCGCAGAGATTTCtagctttttattattttcggacAGGACTTGGGGGTGGTGGAGTTCAAAACTGTCAACTTTTTTGTAGCACTTCCATCAGAACCTACTTTTGGTAGTCGTATAATAACACAGATTTTATTACAGCCTTGTACATATGTTCGTTCATATACGTAtgccaaatttaattttcatctcTACGTCTTTCTGTCGGAAGAACTGAGAAAGCAACTTCATTTGCAGTGAACTTGCGCCAATCGGTTTCGTCCACTTTATTGCTGTCTCCTCCCCAGTAGCGTAAAGGAGAATATAAAGCCTTCCCGTGGTTAGAGGTGATCCCTCGGTATCATCTGCGTCTTAGCGGAAAATTCCTGTAGTCCTCTCTCATTCTCAAGTCGGCTCCTATTCTTCGAGAATTTTATGTCCATGTATGAAAGCTCTGAATCAACTCATCTTTAATCTTGACTCGGGGCTGCCAAAGCTTTCCCGACTGTCAGTGTACAGTCTGACAGAATATTGTGCCCTCTCCGTTGGATATCGTTGGAGTTGCCCATTATATTAGGTTTGCCTACATAGAAAGTCGATTTTAATACTAGATGGCGTAGCAAACTTATCCTGTACTGACGATCTGGTAGGTATGTTGGGTTCATGGTGAAATTAGGATATTGTCAATAGTGCCGACGAAGCGTCGCCGGGCAACTGAAGAGGAGCTTCGAGTACTAATTCGGTTGGCGATGCATTTAGGTCGTCCTGAACACTGGTTTGTAGATCAATTAATACGGTAGGTACAAGTTGAACCCGGTTTGCTTAGCCTTCATGGCATATTACAGACATTTTCAGCAATTGGATGATAGGCTCTGTTGCCGGTACGTTTACAGTCTGTTGGATTCGCTAGCGACTTGAACAATATATGTTCCTTTACCCTTTTGTGGGGCGGTTAcgtgaaatgcgcttcaactccctccTTGGCATCTCGAGACGTCCTCAGTTCTTCTCTACCGTTTTGCGTCAAGTGCCCCTGGGGTGACCAGctggtcggccatcttgggagagtggattccactgcatgtgaagccagcaatgcaattgtcgcaaCGAATTCGCAGAATTACTGTTCACTTGAGGATTCATTTTATCAAATATCTTCTAACAAGGATTCTTCGACTTACATTCGGAAGTTCCTATTCTATTTTTCAAACATTCCTTTGTTCAGGACACAGTTCAGGCGTTTCACATGAAGAATGCGAGTGGACTAGAGATTCCATATCCGAATCCAAAGGTCCACCATCACTGGCGTCaaaggaaattttattttttaaggtgGTTCAAAGCTCGTTAATATCTTCCTGGAAGACAGTTATTACCGAACAATGGATGACGCAAGCGCCCCTTTTGAACCTCAGTAGGTAGATGGGTAAGTCAAGGAATAATCGCCAAAATGAATCTATTTTTTGGCTAACAGTAGGGGTAGCCCATAAGTATTTCTGGGGTGGTGGAGCAGTATCTGCGGTGAGGAAAGAGTGAGCCTAAAGAGCCGATACTCTTAAAAGAATGGAAATACACGATCACTGATTGCCAATTGTGGTGCTATCACCAATTGTGTGATCTACGTCTAAAATGTGGCTCGCTATCAAGCATATAGATGGCCTTACAGGTGATTGAGATTTACACAAATCAATTGTAACCATTGCAGCGTAACTAAGGACGTGCTTCCAGagaccattcgagagtcgaatgttgATGTAACgatagtttgcgaaccgtgttGGAATTATGGCGGTGCTACTTAGGTGAGCGACGTCTCCGGTAATATACAATTTAGCCATGTGGGAGACATGCCTTTCAAACAATCTGGCACTGTGAGATGTCGGTGAAGCTGCCCCTAGCTCTAGTTCAAAATAGTAACATCTTTTTTCCGATGCAAATGGAGGGTGAAACTCTTCTTCTGGCATAACTATCCAGGGGGGGGGAGCGGGGAGCTGCAAAAGATCTAAGCACACCTCGTGGGAAATAAGCTCCGAGATCGGATGGAATACTGCAGTTACTTTTCTAGTACTTTGGAACCATGTATATTGGAAAGAAGATTCCATATCCCGAAATCGGAAGAAACAAAAGTGAACGTTACTTCTAAAATCCCAAAATACACACGGTGCGTCTTCTTTGCTTTATTTGCCTTCTAGTTACCATGGGAAAG
The window above is part of the Hermetia illucens chromosome 3, iHerIll2.2.curated.20191125, whole genome shotgun sequence genome. Proteins encoded here:
- the LOC119653253 gene encoding putative inorganic phosphate cotransporter, with protein sequence MVKEQKSENGKGLGIRHLQSLWIFLGTAATFAMRVNLSVAIVAMTDNKNANPNFEEFHWDEKIKSYLLGSFFWGYVVTQIPGGYISQRFGAKFLLFFGILFCSLLNILTPWCASFGGWKLLFASRLLQGLCQGGIFPSCHVLLSKWCPPEERGVIASFAYSGSAFGTVTILATSGFIASAIGWPSIFYLSGISGLVWCGIWFFFGSSSPAQCKLVSIDERLMIETSLGKSQNEKKKHLSTPWKKVFTSPPFLSLILVHSTNNWGHWTLLTQIPSYMKGVLGMDIKKNALLSALPYFSMCLMSFAFVAVAKILSEKKYISVEMERKLFNTIGHWVPMLSLVGLGFVKTHATMAVTLLTIGVAFNSAIHLGFQVNHIDLASNFAGTLLGTTNCFGNSMGVFAPLAVGFIVTDEHDPNQWRIVFFIAAGLYFLGNLMFLIFGTTKEQPWNNPGKDEEVNTEELKPIKPEGAA